From candidate division WOR-3 bacterium, a single genomic window includes:
- a CDS encoding integrin alpha, which yields MAGISSLFKRCFFGLFFVLAFLTAFSPQDNIENINGIGAEYEGWFNKVISDIKASEYEIRWQERYGEYQSPNRAQNLRFSYYSDGFKVKPREDGDKWVVQISLKGYGRKEIKKYIGDRLVVEKNRGYVRGNGIDISFENNEEGMREDFIVYDRPKGKGELILEFDVQMDRVQMGVNDRGMSFVMDVSGGAEVLNYGDMKITDKEGKEIRGEFRLISESGFAIVVYDKDAVYPIVIDPLSLTPNWTGESNQAGAWYGFSVSTAGDVNGDGYSDVIIGAPNYDNGQTDEGRAYVYNG from the coding sequence ATGGCGGGCATATCTTCACTATTCAAGAGGTGCTTTTTCGGTTTGTTCTTTGTTCTTGCATTCCTTACAGCATTTTCTCCACAAGATAATATAGAAAACATAAACGGCATTGGTGCAGAATATGAGGGATGGTTTAATAAGGTGATTAGTGATATAAAAGCGAGTGAATATGAGATTAGATGGCAGGAAAGGTATGGTGAGTATCAATCACCGAACAGGGCACAGAATTTGAGGTTCAGTTATTATTCTGACGGTTTCAAGGTTAAGCCAAGGGAAGATGGTGATAAGTGGGTTGTTCAGATAAGTTTAAAAGGATATGGCAGAAAGGAGATAAAAAAATACATAGGTGATAGACTTGTGGTTGAGAAGAACAGGGGATATGTGAGAGGTAATGGGATAGATATTAGTTTTGAGAATAATGAGGAAGGGATGAGGGAGGATTTTATCGTTTATGACCGACCAAAAGGAAAAGGTGAACTTATACTTGAGTTTGATGTGCAGATGGATAGGGTTCAGATGGGGGTGAATGATAGGGGAATGAGTTTTGTTATGGATGTATCAGGTGGTGCAGAGGTATTAAATTATGGAGATATGAAGATAACGGATAAAGAAGGTAAGGAGATAAGGGGAGAGTTCAGGTTAATAAGTGAGAGCGGATTTGCGATAGTTGTTTATGATAAAGATGCGGTGTATCCGATAGTTATAGACCCGTTATCTTTAACCCCGAACTGGACTGGCGAATCAAATCAGGCAGGTGCTTGGTATGGTTTTTCCGTCTCCACTGCGGGTGATGTGAATGGTGATGGATATTCGGATGTGATAATAGGGGCTCCAAATTATGACAATGGTCAGACCGATGAGGGTCGTGCTTATGTCTATAATGG
- a CDS encoding GDP-mannose 4,6-dehydratase produces the protein MRKDAKSKKILLTGVAGFIGYKTAEMLLEKDYYVYGIDNLNDYYDVRLKEWRLSQLKKFNNFNFARIDIENLSALKKIFVKNKNFDAVINLAARAGVRYSMKNPAVYMTTNALGTLNLLELMKEHNIKKMILASTSSLYAGQKMPFKEDLPVNTPISPYAASKKAAESIAYSYHYLYDMDIIILRYFTVYGPAGRPDMSVFRFIKWIDEGKELILYGDGTQSRDFTYVDDIADGTIRALNVNGFEIINLGNSTPHSLNELIVLIEKTIGKKARVIKRPFASADLKATWADIKKARLLMGWKPMVSLEQGIEKTIEWYEKNRGWLKNIEIDLSK, from the coding sequence ATGAGAAAGGATGCTAAATCAAAAAAAATTCTTCTTACTGGCGTGGCAGGTTTCATTGGATACAAAACTGCCGAAATGCTTTTAGAAAAAGATTATTATGTGTATGGAATTGATAACCTTAATGATTACTATGATGTAAGACTGAAGGAGTGGCGACTGTCACAATTAAAGAAGTTTAACAATTTTAATTTTGCAAGGATTGATATAGAAAATTTATCAGCATTGAAAAAGATTTTTGTCAAAAATAAAAATTTTGATGCGGTTATAAACCTTGCTGCACGGGCGGGTGTGAGATATAGTATGAAAAATCCTGCAGTCTATATGACTACCAATGCATTGGGAACGCTGAATTTATTAGAATTGATGAAAGAGCATAATATCAAAAAAATGATTCTTGCTTCAACTTCTTCTTTGTATGCAGGACAAAAAATGCCTTTCAAAGAAGATCTGCCGGTAAATACCCCAATCTCCCCTTATGCGGCATCAAAAAAGGCAGCGGAATCTATTGCCTATTCCTATCACTATCTTTATGATATGGATATAATCATTTTGAGATATTTTACGGTTTATGGTCCAGCAGGCAGACCGGATATGAGCGTTTTCAGATTTATTAAATGGATTGATGAGGGAAAAGAATTAATTCTTTATGGTGATGGAACTCAGAGCAGGGATTTTACCTATGTTGATGATATTGCTGACGGAACGATAAGGGCGCTCAATGTTAATGGCTTTGAAATAATAAACCTTGGAAATAGCACACCCCATAGTTTAAATGAATTGATTGTGTTGATTGAAAAAACAATAGGCAAAAAGGCGCGGGTTATTAAAAGACCATTTGCCAGTGCTGACTTGAAGGCAACCTGGGCAGATATAAAAAAGGCAAGATTGTTAATGGGCTGGAAGCCAATGGTCAGCCTTGAACAGGGCATAGAGAAAACAATTGAATGGTATGAGAAAAACAGAGGTTGGCTCAAAAATATTGAAATTGATTTATCAAAATAG
- a CDS encoding M6 family metalloprotease domain-containing protein, protein MNRKLIFLLLLIAGMVFAMPPKYPTGVYHSCIVGPPRETPKDLSRGSIETCVILVQFTDNRADTLKHTPARYDSMFYSTGVYYGQYRQGSLNDFFKENSYNQTDVRGGICGNKWWVSNHTYSYYDDGNYMLGTGYQLARDAVQLVDATVNFHQYDLNNDNHIDGVFVVHAGPGAEDTGNPHQCWSHAIPSFNYTTNDGVIIDGATNVPEVNLVTPALDTTLCCIGVMCHELGHVVGLPDLYDPTRNTWGVGYWSLMGYGAWGAGGNTPWSPSHADAWCKKRVNWLSYTPITSNVTGLRILDLETHPVAYRVWRNGVINDTFFILENRQNKGFDTPLPGRGLLIWHIDPRYGGTYHNVVDLEEADGRDDLDHGWGYRPDPHYYHHELGDSGDPYPGDSNKTMFGPNTYPSSNSNYGVPTNVTVRNITIVGDTVICDVIVNTTEINEGNNTNNKDIIIFQNPAKGMLIIKYNFLKAENIVAEIYDVSGRMIERLFSQKFSGTGTIRVKPKNLSCGVYFLKIKKEVAGEIHKFIYLGT, encoded by the coding sequence ATGAATAGAAAATTGATTTTTTTATTATTGTTGATCGCAGGAATGGTTTTTGCTATGCCCCCTAAATATCCGACAGGGGTATATCACTCCTGTATTGTTGGCCCACCGCGAGAGACACCAAAAGATTTATCCCGTGGTTCAATTGAGACCTGTGTCATTCTGGTTCAGTTTACCGACAACCGTGCGGATACTCTTAAACATACACCTGCAAGATATGATAGTATGTTCTATTCTACCGGTGTTTATTATGGTCAATATCGCCAGGGCAGTCTCAATGATTTCTTCAAAGAGAATTCATATAATCAAACTGATGTGCGTGGTGGAATCTGTGGAAACAAATGGTGGGTCTCAAATCACACTTACTCTTATTATGATGATGGAAATTATATGCTCGGCACTGGTTATCAGCTGGCACGGGATGCTGTCCAGCTTGTTGATGCAACAGTAAATTTTCATCAATATGACTTAAATAATGATAATCATATTGATGGCGTTTTTGTGGTTCACGCAGGACCAGGTGCCGAGGATACTGGGAATCCGCATCAATGCTGGTCCCACGCAATTCCAAGTTTTAATTACACGACAAACGATGGAGTAATTATTGATGGTGCAACTAATGTTCCCGAAGTAAATCTCGTCACACCTGCACTTGATACTACACTCTGTTGTATCGGCGTTATGTGCCACGAACTCGGACACGTAGTAGGACTTCCCGACCTTTATGACCCTACACGAAACACCTGGGGTGTCGGTTACTGGAGTTTGATGGGCTATGGTGCCTGGGGTGCAGGTGGAAATACACCCTGGAGTCCTTCCCATGCGGATGCATGGTGTAAGAAGAGAGTGAACTGGCTGAGTTATACACCAATTACTTCAAATGTTACTGGTTTGCGGATTCTGGATTTAGAAACCCATCCAGTTGCATATCGCGTATGGCGTAATGGTGTAATCAATGATACATTTTTTATTCTTGAAAACCGCCAGAATAAAGGTTTTGATACTCCCTTACCCGGTCGTGGACTCTTAATATGGCATATTGACCCGCGTTATGGTGGCACATATCACAATGTTGTTGACCTTGAAGAAGCAGATGGTCGTGATGACCTTGACCATGGCTGGGGATACAGACCTGACCCGCATTATTATCATCATGAACTCGGCGATTCTGGCGACCCTTATCCGGGAGATAGTAATAAAACAATGTTCGGTCCTAATACTTATCCCTCAAGCAATAGCAATTATGGTGTTCCAACAAATGTAACGGTCCGTAATATAACAATTGTTGGTGACACGGTGATTTGTGATGTGATCGTTAATACAACAGAAATAAACGAAGGAAATAATACAAACAACAAAGATATAATTATATTCCAGAATCCAGCGAAAGGTATGCTGATAATTAAATATAACTTTCTCAAGGCAGAGAATATTGTTGCAGAAATTTATGATGTCTCTGGACGAATGATCGAAAGATTATTTTCTCAGAAGTTTTCCGGAACCGGTACCATAAGGGTTAAACCAAAGAATCTGTCCTGCGGTGTCTATTTCTTGAAGATTAAAAAAGAAGTAGCAGGAGAGATTCATAAATTTATCTATCTTGGAACATAA